In Arthrobacter sp. PAMC25284, a single genomic region encodes these proteins:
- a CDS encoding iron ABC transporter substrate-binding protein — translation MKIRNTALAGIALAATAALGLTACGSGTTSPGSSSAAADGKVSGEITVYNAQHESLTQEWVDAFTAETGVKVTLRQGSDTEMSNQIVQEGQASPADVFLTENSPAMAQVENAGLFADIDQATIDQVPAGFRPSTDKWTGIAARSTVLVYDKTKLTEDQLPKSMLDLANPEWKGKWAASPSGADFQAIVSALLELKGEEATAEWLKGMKENFAAYKGNSTAMKAVNAGEVEAALIYHYYYFGDQAKTGENSKNVSQHYFKNQDPGAFVSVSGGGVLKSSKNAAAAQAFLTFITGKKGQEVLQQGTSFEYAIASDVPANDKLVPLADLQAPTVDPAKLNSAKVSELMTAAGLL, via the coding sequence ATGAAGATCCGCAACACTGCGCTGGCCGGCATCGCCTTGGCCGCCACCGCCGCGCTCGGCCTGACCGCGTGCGGCTCAGGCACCACATCCCCCGGCAGCAGCAGCGCCGCCGCCGACGGAAAAGTGTCCGGTGAGATCACCGTCTACAACGCCCAGCACGAGTCCTTGACGCAGGAATGGGTGGACGCCTTCACTGCGGAAACCGGGGTGAAAGTTACGCTGCGGCAGGGCTCGGACACCGAGATGTCCAACCAGATCGTCCAGGAGGGCCAGGCATCCCCGGCCGACGTTTTCCTGACGGAAAACTCCCCGGCCATGGCCCAGGTGGAAAACGCCGGTCTCTTCGCGGACATCGACCAGGCGACCATCGACCAGGTCCCGGCTGGGTTCCGGCCCTCCACCGACAAATGGACCGGCATCGCGGCCCGGTCGACCGTCCTCGTCTATGACAAGACGAAGCTGACCGAAGACCAGCTGCCGAAGTCCATGCTGGATCTGGCGAATCCCGAGTGGAAGGGCAAGTGGGCGGCCTCGCCGTCCGGCGCCGATTTCCAGGCCATCGTCTCCGCCCTGCTGGAACTCAAGGGTGAGGAAGCCACCGCGGAATGGCTTAAGGGCATGAAGGAAAACTTCGCAGCCTACAAGGGCAACAGCACAGCCATGAAGGCCGTCAACGCCGGCGAGGTCGAGGCCGCGCTGATTTACCACTACTACTACTTCGGGGACCAGGCCAAGACCGGCGAGAATTCCAAGAACGTCTCCCAGCACTACTTCAAAAATCAGGATCCTGGCGCGTTTGTGTCGGTCTCCGGTGGCGGCGTGCTGAAGTCCTCGAAGAACGCGGCGGCCGCCCAGGCGTTCCTGACGTTCATCACCGGCAAGAAGGGCCAGGAAGTCCTCCAGCAGGGCACCTCCTTCGAATACGCCATCGCCTCCGATGTTCCGGCCAACGACAAGCTCGTTCCGCTGGCGGACCTGCAGGCTCCCACGGTGGACCCGGCCAAGCTCAACTCCGCTAAGGTGTCCGAGCTGATGACAGCGGCAGGGTTGCTCTAA